CGGAGGTCCTCGGTCTGCGACTTCCAGAGCAGCGTGCTGGAGATTTCGCGGCGCGTGCGGCGCAGCTTGAGCATGTAGAGCGCCAGCAGCGCCGGCACCACGATGAGCGCGGCGATCGCGCCGATCATTGGGGTGAGCAGCGTCATTTGAGCAGCCCCTGCTTGCGGAAGGTCTCCAGCAGCAGCTTCTGATAGTCGACCGCCGAGTCGATGGTCATCTGGCGCACCCCCAGCCGCAGGCAGGCCTCGCGCAGCTCGGCGTTGAAGGTCTCCACGCGGCGCTTCTGGTCGCGCACGACCGCGGCGGTGAGGGTGATCTCAACTTCGTTCTTGTTCTCGCGATCCACCAGGCGCACGTCATCGCTTTGACCGCCCTTGCGCGGATCCATTTCCTCGGGCGAAAGCACCTGCAGCGCGAAGACATCCCAGCCCCGCGCCGCCAGCGCGCGCAGGCCGGTGGCGTAGCCCTCGCGCAGCAGATAGTCGCTCAGAACCACCACCACGCCGCGGCCAAGACGCGCCGAGGCCAGCGTGCGGCAGGCGCTTTCAAAGCCCGTCGCGCCCTCGGCCTTGCGCGAGATCAGCCAGCTCGCGGCCTCGGCGGCGCGGCGGCGGCCGCGCAATCCCGAGAGCTTGTCGGCGCGTCCCTCCTGCAGCAGCGCCAGGGTGACGCGGTGCTGGTTGACCAGTCCGACATAGGCCAGCGCCATGGCGATGCGCCGCGCCACATCGAACTTGTTGGGCTCGCCGGAGTCCATGCTGGCGCTGCCGTCGACGGCGATCACCAGGCCCAGGTCCTCCTCCTCCAGGAACATCTTGAGGAAGAGGCGGTCGAGGCGACCGTAGATGTTCCAGTCGACGAAGCGCAGGTCGTCGCCCGCCGCATAGGGTCGGAAGTCGGCGAAGTCCATGCCCTGGCCGCGGCGCCGGCTGCGGCGCTCACCCTGCATGCGCCCCTGCAGCATCTTGCGGCTCATCAGGTCCAGGCGGTCCAGCGCCGCCACCAGCGGTGCGTCCAGAAGATCGTCAAGCCGGGTCAGCGCGCTCATGGAGCCTCCACGGGCAGCGACTTCATGATCCGCTGCAGGATCTGGTTGGCGTCCACGCGGTCGCCATCGGCTTCAAAGGTCAGGCCCAGCCGATGGCGCAGCGCCGGCAGCGCCACGGCGCGAAGGTCGTCGATCGCCAGCGCGTAGCGCCCGGCCAGCAGCGCCCGCACCTTGCCCATGGCAACCATGGATTGCGCCCCGCGAGGACTCGCCCCGCAGCGAATGTAGCGCCGGGCAAATTCGCCGAAGAAGGGCGAGCCGGGTTGCGTCGCCAGCACCAGGCGGATCGCCCAGTCCAGCACCTGCGGCGCCGCGACGACCTCTCGCGCCAGCTGCTGCGCCGCCAGCAGCTGTTCGGGAGTGATCACGGCCTTGAGCGCCGGCAGCGGCTGGCTGGTCGTTCGTTCAAGAATGGTGCGCAGCGCTTCGCGAGATGGACTGGGCACCTCGATCTTGGCCATGAAACGGTCCAACTGCGCCTCGGGCAGCGGGTGCGTTCCCTCCTGCTCGATCGGATTCTGCGTCGCCAGAACCAGGAAGGGCTTGTCCAGCTGATAGGTCTTTCCGCCCACGCTCACCGAGCGCTCCTGCATGGCCTCCAGCAGCGCCGACTGGCTGCGCGGCGTGGCGCGGTTCAATTCGTCGGCCAGAAGAACCTGCGTGAAGATGGGGCCGGGCCGGAATTTGTGCTCGCGCCCGCCGTGGACCGGATCCTCCACCAGCACGGTCGTGCCCAGCACGTCGGCGGGCATCAGGTCGGGCGTGCACTGGATGCGCGAAGCGCGCAGACCCGCCGACTCGGAGATGGTCTGCACGAGCAGGGTCTTGCCGAGGCCGGGCACGCCCTCGAGCAGGATGTGACCGTTGGCCAGCAGGCACCAGAGGGTCTGTTCGAGCGAGTCGCCCAGCCCGACGATGCGCGTGCAGATGGAATCCTTCCACTGCGTAGCCACGGCGCGGAAGGCGTCGCATTCAGCAGCGATGTCGCGCCGGGGTGTTGCGACTTCGCTCATGAGGAGCCTCCCTGATCCTGGGCGCGGCGCTTCGCCTCGCGGAGTCGCTCCAGCGGCGAGAGCTGGTCCAGCGGAATCTCGGGTTCGCGTGTCGCCACCGGCGCTTCGGGGATGGGCTCGTCCAGTTCCACCACGGAAGCCGGAGCTGCCGCCCGCTGCGGTGCAACCCGGGGTGCCGCGACCGGCGCGGAAGCGCGGGCGGTTTCGCCGGCGGCGCGCTGCCGCGCGGTCTTCCACGCCTGCGCGACCTGGCCGACCACGACTTTCGCATCCGCCGACGCGCTTCGCTTCTCGAAGACCAGTCGGCGGGCGGCCACATCGAGCACGAAGAGCCCGGTGGCCGCATAAAGAAGGATGTCCCACAACTGGCGGAGCGATTCCGCAGGCAGCGTTCCGCCGGCGTCGAACAGTTGCACGGCGGGATCGCCCAACTTCAGCACGCGCCCGCCGGAAACGGCGGCCACCTGGGCGAGCTTGGCCTGATCTTCGCGCTGGAAGCGAAATTCCCGCGGGTAGGAGACATTCACCGCCGCCTGCACGAAGACCGGCCGCTCGCTGGAACCCTGCTTGAGCGCCGCGTTCACCAGATAGGCCCCCGCCTCGTCGGTGGGAAACTTCGCCGACCATCGGCCCGGCGTCTTCTGCCGCAGCGAGAGCGGAGCGACCGTGCCGTCGGGCCGCAGCACCTTTGCCGTCGCCACGCTGGTGGTGGCGGCGGCGTCGTCGTCGTCGCGCACCGAGAGCTCGACCATGGCATCGTCGCCGTCGAGCTGCGTGGTCAGCGAGGTGTCCAGCGGGGCGCTCTGCCGCAGCAGCCATCGCGCCAGTCCGGCGCACCAGGGTTGGTAGCCGCTCCATCGAACCCAGGCTCCGCCCCACCGCGATGAGAGGTCGCTGGTGAATGCGGCGGAACGGCCGACGCCGTAGTTCCACCAGGCGAACAAGGGATCGGAGCCCTTCTCGTTGGAGGAGACCGAGAGCGCGTTCTGTGAGAGACCGCCGCGCGGCGCCGTGATGACATAGCCCGCGACCTGCGGCACTGGACTGGTGAGGGGAACGCCGGGCGGGCTGGGTCCGGTCATCGACGGCGCGAAGGAGCCCTCCGCCAGCAGGCTCCGGTTGAGCACCATCGCCTCCTTGATGAAGATCTGCGGCAGCGTCACCTGCGCGTTCTGCGCCTTCACCGGGTAGCAGTTGCCGCCGCCCACCTTGGCCATCTGCACCAGCAGCGGATCGTTGGTCGAGTCGCCGATCGAGACGGTGGAGAGCGTGATGCCCCGTCGGGCCAGCTGCGTCACTCGTCGAATCCCCTCGTTGGGATCGCCCTCGGTCTGTCCGTCGGTCAGGACCACGATGTGCTTCACGGCGCGATTCGATCCCTCCAGCTCCTTCGCGGCCAG
This portion of the Planctomycetota bacterium genome encodes:
- a CDS encoding DUF58 domain-containing protein, with translation MSALTRLDDLLDAPLVAALDRLDLMSRKMLQGRMQGERRSRRRGQGMDFADFRPYAAGDDLRFVDWNIYGRLDRLFLKMFLEEEDLGLVIAVDGSASMDSGEPNKFDVARRIAMALAYVGLVNQHRVTLALLQEGRADKLSGLRGRRRAAEAASWLISRKAEGATGFESACRTLASARLGRGVVVVLSDYLLREGYATGLRALAARGWDVFALQVLSPEEMDPRKGGQSDDVRLVDRENKNEVEITLTAAVVRDQKRRVETFNAELREACLRLGVRQMTIDSAVDYQKLLLETFRKQGLLK
- a CDS encoding AAA family ATPase — protein: MSEVATPRRDIAAECDAFRAVATQWKDSICTRIVGLGDSLEQTLWCLLANGHILLEGVPGLGKTLLVQTISESAGLRASRIQCTPDLMPADVLGTTVLVEDPVHGGREHKFRPGPIFTQVLLADELNRATPRSQSALLEAMQERSVSVGGKTYQLDKPFLVLATQNPIEQEGTHPLPEAQLDRFMAKIEVPSPSREALRTILERTTSQPLPALKAVITPEQLLAAQQLAREVVAAPQVLDWAIRLVLATQPGSPFFGEFARRYIRCGASPRGAQSMVAMGKVRALLAGRYALAIDDLRAVALPALRHRLGLTFEADGDRVDANQILQRIMKSLPVEAP